A window of the Microbacterium sp. LWH13-1.2 genome harbors these coding sequences:
- the leuA gene encoding 2-isopropylmalate synthase has product MQNTQRPSAMPIHKYRPYHEQIAVNLPDRTWPDARITEAPRWCAVDLRDGNQALIDPMSPERKRVMFELLVSMGYKEIEVGFPSASQTDFDFVRQLIEENLIPDDVTIQVLTQAREHLIARTYESIAGAKQAIVHLYNSTSVLQREVVFRTDKQGIIDIALEGARLCRKFEKTIPDTKVYYEYSPESYTGTELEFAVDVCNQVIEVFEPTADRKVIINLPATVEMASPNVYADSIEWMSRHLAHRENVILSLHPHNDRGTAIAAAELGYMAGADRIEGCLFGNGERTGNVDIVALGINLFTQGIDPQIDFSDIDQVKRTVEYCNQLPVPERSPWAGDLVFTAFSGSHQDAIKKGFEAMAARADAEGVTVDEIEWAVPYLPVDPKDLGRSYEAVIRVNSQSGKGGVAYLLKADHAIDLPRKLQIEFSGVVQTKTDAEGGEVTSEQIWSIFNDEYLPAADTEAKWGRFELLSTQTRSDMSGDVVLDVTLRDDDHQVAVAGNGNGPIAAFIEVLRGQGFDITLYDYVEHALSAGGDAQAAAYVELQVGDQRLWGVGIDGDISTASLKAIVSGVNRSIRTRQQELAAV; this is encoded by the coding sequence ATGCAGAACACTCAGCGCCCGTCTGCGATGCCGATCCACAAGTATCGGCCGTACCACGAGCAGATCGCGGTCAACCTGCCTGACCGCACCTGGCCCGACGCCCGCATCACCGAAGCCCCGCGCTGGTGCGCAGTCGACCTCCGCGACGGAAACCAAGCGCTCATCGACCCGATGTCGCCCGAGCGCAAGCGGGTGATGTTCGAGCTCCTCGTGAGCATGGGCTACAAGGAGATCGAGGTCGGGTTCCCGTCGGCGAGCCAGACCGACTTCGACTTCGTCCGTCAGCTCATCGAGGAGAACCTGATCCCGGACGACGTCACGATCCAGGTCCTGACCCAGGCGCGCGAGCACCTGATCGCTCGCACCTACGAGTCGATCGCCGGGGCAAAGCAGGCGATCGTGCACCTCTACAACTCGACCAGCGTGCTGCAGCGCGAGGTCGTGTTCCGCACCGACAAGCAGGGCATCATCGACATCGCGCTCGAGGGTGCGCGCCTGTGCCGGAAGTTCGAGAAGACGATCCCCGACACGAAGGTGTACTACGAGTACTCGCCCGAGAGCTACACCGGCACCGAGTTGGAGTTCGCCGTCGACGTCTGCAACCAGGTGATCGAGGTCTTCGAGCCCACCGCCGACCGCAAGGTCATCATCAACCTCCCCGCCACTGTCGAGATGGCTTCGCCCAACGTCTATGCCGACTCGATCGAGTGGATGAGTCGCCACCTCGCGCACCGTGAGAACGTGATCCTGTCGCTGCACCCGCACAACGACCGTGGAACCGCGATCGCTGCGGCCGAGCTCGGCTACATGGCAGGCGCAGACCGCATCGAGGGCTGCCTGTTCGGCAACGGCGAGCGCACGGGCAATGTCGACATCGTGGCGCTGGGCATCAACCTGTTCACACAGGGCATCGACCCGCAGATCGACTTCAGCGACATCGACCAGGTCAAGCGCACGGTCGAGTACTGCAACCAGCTGCCGGTGCCCGAGCGCAGCCCCTGGGCGGGCGACCTCGTCTTCACCGCGTTCAGCGGATCGCACCAGGACGCGATCAAGAAGGGCTTCGAGGCGATGGCCGCGCGTGCCGATGCAGAGGGCGTCACGGTCGACGAGATCGAGTGGGCCGTTCCCTATCTGCCCGTCGACCCCAAGGACCTCGGTCGCTCATACGAGGCCGTGATCCGCGTGAACTCCCAGTCAGGCAAGGGCGGCGTCGCCTACCTGCTCAAGGCCGACCACGCGATCGACCTGCCGCGGAAGCTGCAGATCGAGTTCTCGGGCGTCGTGCAGACCAAGACCGACGCCGAGGGTGGCGAGGTCACGAGCGAGCAGATCTGGTCGATCTTCAACGACGAGTACCTGCCCGCCGCCGACACCGAGGCCAAGTGGGGCCGGTTCGAGCTGCTCTCTACGCAGACCCGCAGCGACATGTCGGGTGACGTGGTGCTCGATGTGACGCTGCGCGACGATGACCATCAGGTCGCCGTCGCGGGCAATGGCAACGGGCCGATCGCGGCATTCATCGAGGTTCTGCGCGGTCAGGGCTTCGACATCACGCTCTACGACTACGTCGAGCACGCTCTCAGCGCCGGTGGTGACGCGCAGGCCGCGGCCTATGTCGAGCTGCAGGTCGGGGACCAGCGTCTGTGGGGCGTCGGCATCGACGGCGACATCTCGACGGCATCCCTCAAGGCGATCGTCTCGGGCGTGAACCGCTCGATCCGCACGCGCCAGCAAGAGCTCGCGGCAGTCTGA